In a single window of the Rhizoctonia solani chromosome 16, complete sequence genome:
- a CDS encoding amino acid permease — translation MSSLSRSPRSPGSPIHRSSVDSLRDLELTQGSALSPYRATHLGGLRRSSANSSAISLDFRPELLPLSLSSAGPDRETGGDAPAKTIGLWNGVALVIGLQIGSGIFSSPGVVVANASSVGASLVVWVVGGLLAWTGARHVLDTCEISSFAELGTMIPLNGGAQAYLAYAYSPLVSYLYTWTAVIVLKPGGNAIILLIFGEYLNRVIFHTANPDAAPDAIAPLAIKLTAVVAVLIIAVLCVATPKLGTRTAVFFTVIKFASLIAVAVLGLIQIIRGKASTSLTEAIFAGTSPNPSSYALALYSTLWAYDGWDQTNYVAGEMKNIDRDLPRVIHISMISVMVLFLAANVSYFAVLPKGTVERSNTIALDFGRALFGNFGALVFAGVVAISCFGATNGSMFTTARLIYSAAREGYLPSMFGRLHKGLKTPLNAMVLQVIITLFYILIGGGFRTMINFVGVAAWTFYFLTGVGLIVLRVKEPGLPRQVVLASPYKAWIITPLIFSGVSLFLLLMPIFAAPLEALAAFAFIVSGVPFYFISMYFHDPNAVPRPIRWIGNRIGGLFGRKASAGAGYMRAATDGDETVEMIQR, via the exons ATGTCCTCACTTTCACGATCTCCTCGTTCCCCAGGTTCTCCAATACATCGTTCTAGTGTGGATTCGTTGCGAGACCTCGAACTTACACAAGGGAGTGCATTGTCGCCCTACCGAGCAACGCATTTGGGAGGACTACGTCGTTCGAGTGCCAATAGCAGCGCCATCAGCTTGGATTTTCGGCCCGAATTATTGCCCTTGTCGCTGAGCTCGGCCGGGCCAGACAGAGAAACTGGGGGAGATGCACCGGCTAAGACTATTGGGTTGTGGAATG GCGTGGCCCTTGTCATTGGGTTACAGATTGGATCTGGAATATT CTCGTCACCTGGTGTGGTTGTAGCAAACGCATCTTCTGTTGGGGCTAGTCTTGTTGTATGGGTGGTTGGTGGCCTCTTGGCATGGACGGGTGCTAGGCATGTCTTGGATACCTGCGAGATTTC TTCTTTCGCCGAATTGGGCACTATGATTCCGTTGAACGGAGGAGCCCAGGCTTACCTAGCATATGCTTATAGTCCGCTCGTATCTTACTTGTACACTTGGACTGCGGTCATTGTACTCAAACCAGGTGGTAATGCAATTATTCTACTTATATTTGG AGAATACCTCAACAG GGTGATATTCCATACGGCCAACCCAGACGCTGCTCCAGATGCGATAGCCCCATTAGCCATCAAACTCACCGCTGTCGTGGCCGTGTTGATCATTGCCGTACTCTGTGTAGCAACCCCAAAACTAGGGACAAGAACTGCTGTCTTCTTTACTGTTATCAAA TTTGCGTCTCTA ATTGCTGTAGCCGTACTTGGGCTCATTCAAATTATTCGCGGGAAAGCCTCTACTTCACTAACTGAGGCTATATTTGCTGGCACTTCCCCGAACCCTTCTTCCTACGCTCTTGCGCTTTATTCCACTCTTTG GGCCTACGACGGTTGGGATCAAACTAATTACGTCGCTGGAGAAATGAAAAATATTGATCGTGATCTACCACGGGTTATACATATAAGCATGATCTCCGTTATG GTCTTGTTCTTAGCGGCCAACGTATCTTATTTTGCGGTCTTACCCAAG GGGACAGTTGAGCGGAGCAATACAATTGCTCTCGATTTTGGGAGAGCGTTATTTGGAAATTTTGGTGCCTTGGTATTCGCAGGCGTAGTCGCAATTTCGTGCTTTGGAGCCACAAACG GCTCGATGTTCACTACTGCTCGCTTGATTTATTCCGCGGCCCGTGAAGGATACCTGCCTTCTATGTTCGGTCGATTACACAAGGGCCTGAAGACGCCTCTCAACGCTATGGTATTACAAGTGATCATTACGTTGTTCTATATCCTCATTGGAGGAGGATTCAGAACGATGATCAACTTTG TGGGGGTTGCTGCTTGGACATTCTATTTTCTTACAGGGGTGGGCTTGATTGTTCTACGGGTCAAAGAACCCGGGCTTCCAAGGCAAGTGGTACTCGCCTC GCCATACAAAGCCTGGATTATCACCCCGCTCATATTCTCAGGG GTCTCGCTCTTCCTTCTTTTGATGCCTATCTTTGCCGCACCCCTAGAGGCATTGGCTGCGTTCG CCTTTATCGTGTCTGGTGTCCCCTTTTACTTCATCTCAATGTACTTCCACGACCCTAACGCAGTACCTCGGCCCATCCGTTGGATTGGCAACCGAATCGGAGGGCTCTTTGGACGCAAAGCAAGCGCAGGTGCAGGGTACATGCGGGCCGCTACTGATGGAGACGAGACCGTAGAAATGATTCAACGATAA
- a CDS encoding phosphatidylinositide phosphatase SAC2, whose translation MFAQLFNKRFSRQQQPPPPPPPPISPQLIRTRERSMHRILSLPPVYTIKSIAAIPLQEDQARTALNGLLARKTPLTPRPLDTQPRTFQTYNLSSNTRSLAQQHVLGARTQGHIRFRADPDPEYCQTLLNKLSFWSTPARATLDTTPALDTTPQEGETEPEQVLQKILASESTQAPGSTEERNKELTKKVVRKFLDYACTKASFLTTGYMKDLATSLQDKHEQATKAQKEAMILNDITERPKFRRNSGSSNSSASRRRPSLSVHTDSGGAPIRADAFTENHGLLPLWLRVPQKSRRFWWNEVLAAPFVEAGAHSYVVPILQGHFQSATFDLGNDTENGDPQVIEYAVISRRSRDRAGLRYQRRGIDDDAHVANFVETEGLVRAARMGSDNVFSYLQIRGSKDALAPARQHFQSCSRTCTSDGQPSPVMCVNLVEKGGREGVVGSGFDELVEMVGEEDIKIVHFDFHAETKGMKYENISKLVDQLERTFEAQGFFWASTLFFVTHERTLTSKYKDRTNVVQSAFARCVMNRQLQAIALVKPTDIEADMVFNDVWANNGDAVSRAYAGTSALKGDYTSVQDQSECAIETTVSRVLLENEHCVNAWTLLSPVEVGVAVSDKFVEKILVLSSSAIYIVVSSRRIPLGDVVNIKQGAYILSTLHEASKDPAENYGFSITYRIAHQDIRLTTYSMRNRPTLPPPSIDAILGEEPGKTQTPAQQAQVAVMPLLRRASSVRRGAGMLSQLLSASAPPPSSIGAPSDLETISFKALPVLDVHPDQIGVAPLTSRDAARRAVREVAGACRNAGAGQEAGFLLKKIFLEQAQRITPVWAQLEYSFKRFLWLGS comes from the exons ATGTTCGCGCAGCTGTTTAATAAACGGTTCTCTCGTCAACAGcagcctccacctccacctccgcctcccaTCAGCCCCCAGCTGATCCGCACCCGAGAGCGTTCAATGCATCG TATTCTCTCCCTCCCGCCGGTATACACAATTAAATCGATTGCAGCCATCCCACTACAAGAAGACCAAGCCCGAACGGCTCTTAACGGGCTGCTCGCACGAAAGACCCCGCTCACACCTCGACCACTCGACACGCAGCCGAGGACGTTCCAGACTTACAACCTTTCCTCAAACACCCGTTCCCTCGCGCAGCAACACGTCCTCGGAGCCCGTACCCAGGGTCACATTCGCTTCAGAGCCGATCCCGATCCCGAATA ttgccAAACGCTCTTGAACAAACTTTCGTTTTGGAGTACACCGGCGAGAGCGACGCTCGATACGACTCCTGCACTCGATACGACGCCCCAAGAAGGCGAAACTGAGCCTGAACAAGTCTTGCAGAAGATCTTGGCGTCTGAAAGTACTCAGGCACCTGGATCGACTGAAGAGCGAAACAAGGAGTTGACCAAAAAGGTCGTGAGGAAGTT CCTTGATTATGCTTGTACCAAGGCGAGCTTTCTGACAACAGGTTACATGAAAGATCTTGCTACATCACTTCAGGATAAACATGAACAGGCCACCAAAGCACAAAAGGAAGCCATGATTCTAAACGACATAACCGAACGACCCAAGTTCCGACGCAACTCGGGCTCGAGCAATTCGAGCGCAAGTCGTCGACGACCTTCATTATCAGTCCATACGGACTCGGGCGGTGCCCCCATTCGCGCAGACGCATTCACTGAAAACCATGGATTGCTCCCGCTCTGGCTCCGGGTTCCCCAAAAATCCAGGCGTTTTTGGTGGAACGAGGTTTTGGCTGCTCCATTTGTCGAAGCTGGG GCCCATTCGTATGTCGTCCCCATTCTACAAGGCCACTTTCAGTCCGCCACTTTTGACCTGGGGAATGATACCGAGAATGGAGACCCCCAAGTAATCGAATACGCAGTTATATCAAGGCGTTCCAGAGATCGTGCTGGGTTGAGGTATCAGCGACGCGGTATCGACGAT GACGCGCATGTAGCCAACTTTGTAGAGACTGAAGGGCTGGTTCGTGCTGCG CGAATGGGTTCGGATAATGTGTTCAGCTACCTACAAATTAGAGGATCTA AAGATGCTCTCGCTCCAGCGCGCCAACACTTCCAATCGTGTTCCCGCACTTGCACCTCGGATGGTCAACCTAGCCCAGTGATGTGCGTAAACCTGGTCGAGAAGGGCGGAAGGGAAGGTGTAGTGGGCTCTGGGTTTGACGAACTAGTCGAAATGGTAGGAGAGGAAGATATCAAGATTGTGCA TTTTGATTTCCATGCCGAGACCAAGGGGATGAA ATACGAGAACATATCCAAGCTCGTTGATCAACTAGAACGTACATTTGAAGCACAGGGGTTCTTTTGG GCAAGCACCTTGTTCTTCGTTACCCATGAACGCACCCTAACCTCGAAGTACAAAGATCGAACAAATGTCGTTCAAAGTGCGTTTGCTCGATGCGTCATGAATCGCCAACTTCAAGCTATAGCGCTCGTCAAGCCCACGGATATCGAGGCTGATATGGTATTCAACGATGTCTGGGCGAATAATGGCGATGCAGTTTCGAGGGCTTA TGCTGGAACCTCCGCATTGAAGGGTGATTATACAAG TGTCCAAGATCAGAGCGAGTGCGCGATTGAGACGACCGTTTCTCGTGTTCTGCTCGAGAACGAGCATTGTGTGAATGCATGGACATTGTTGAGCCCTGTAGAAGTCGGCGTAGCGGTTTCAGACAAGTTTGTAGAGAAGATTCTAGTCTTGAGTAGTAGTGCGATTTATATTGT TGTATCGAGTCGTCGTATACCACTTGGAGATGTTGTTAATATCAAACAAG gcgcatatatcctgTCTACTCTACACGAAGCCAGCAAGGACCCAGCCGAGAATTACGGGTTCTCAATCACCTATCGTATAGCTCACCAAGACATTCGCCTGACTACGTATTCCATGCGCAATCGACCGACCCTTCCTCCCCCATCTATCGATGCGATACTGGGTGAAGAACCGGGCAAGACCCAAACGCCCGCTCAACAAGCTCAGGTTGCAGTGATGCCGCTCCTCAGGCGGGCCTCGTCCGTCCGACGCGGTGCTGGGATGCTCTCTCAGCTCCTCTCAGCATCTGCGCCCCCTCCATCTTCCATAGGTGCACCAAGCGACCTGGAAACGATTTCTTTCAAGGCTCTTCCAGTCTTGGACGTGCATCCAGACCAGATTGGGGTTGCCCCTCTAACGAGTCGAGATGCTGCACGGAGGGCTGTGAGAGAGGTTGCAGGGGCGTGCAGGAATGCTGGTGCGGGGCAAGAAGCAGGGTTTTTGTTGAAGAAGATATT TCTTGAACAGGCTCAGAGGATCACACCAGTATGGGCCCAACTTGAATACAGCTTCAAGAGATTCCTATGGCTCGGTAGCTAG
- a CDS encoding reticuline oxidase, translating to MFGLLVKAALTFASVTTTTDNALIACLQKGGTSNAVLTTSSPEYNTSRLANINTRISYFPTAIVFPNTAQDVQKYVKCGAANGVAVVGRSGGHSYASYGVGGKDGALVIDLSKMKAFSVDGSGSAKIQTGNRLGEIAEKLWIMVNALFPMGFVLMLDLVRVQGHTAFGGFGPFSRVAGLLHDHVTSAEVVLANGTITTASATQNQDLFWALRGAGASYGIVTEWTFSTLPAPPTVISYRVDYNEVVLTPQQAKELLKSWQKIALSAPDNLSVICSIGRALPIGGPNLYLDFRGTYYGTKAEFDVLSSNWSSIYSPGNFTSKVNNWYDGLVALSGPLSTSEPEASINFFAKSIFTKSAVTTSQWDRLFQFIGEEGYDVDVDWFIEFDRYGGGVSKRAADFTSFAHRDAVISFQFFAGITPNPFPADGVPFLNKLAAVVDPNPKAAYANYVDPTLSPAQWKLQYFGRHYPRLASIKRAVDPKNVFRFPQSIGLSS from the exons ATGTTTGGGCTGCTTGTCAAAGCAGCGCTTACCTTTGCTTCAGTAACCACTACCACAGATAATGCTCTTATTGCATGTTTACAGAAAGGTGGTACAAGTAATGCAGTTCTGACGACCTCCAGTCCCGAGTATAATACATCCAGATTGGCCAATATTAATACAAGAATATCATACTTTCCGACTGCTATTGTGTTCCC AAATACAGCCCAGGATGTCCAAAAGTACGTCAAGTGCGGGGCAGCGAACGGAGTTGCGGTAGTTGGTCGCTCAGGCGGACATTCATATGCTTCATACGGT GTCGGAGGAAAAGATGGAGCTCTCGTAATTGACTTGTCCAAGATGAAGGCATTCAGTGTTGACGGGTCCGGTTCAGCAAAAATCCAGACGGGAAATAGGTTGGGAGAGATTGCCGAGAAACTCTGGATAATGGTCAACGCGCTCTTCCCCATGGGGTTTGTCCTTAT GTTGGATCTGGT ACGTGTTCAGGGACATACTGCCTTTGGAGGATTCGGTCCATTCTCCCGCGTTGCAGGGTTGCTTCACGATCATGTTACATCCGCTGAAGTAGTCCTTGCCAACGGGACAATCACAACTGCCTCGGCTACTCAAAATCAGGATCTATTTTGGGCCCTTCGTGGTGCAGGCGCATCATACGGTATAGTCACCGAGTGGACGTTTTCAACTTTGCCGGCACCCCCAACCGTTATATCGTACAGGGTCGATTATAATGAGGTTGTGCTTACTCCTCAACAGGCCAAAGAATTGCTCAAGAGTTGGCAGAAAATTGCTCTTTCTGCTCCGGATAATCTTTCTGTTATTTGCTCGATCGGAAGAGCGCTACCGATTGGCGGACCTAACTTGTATCTCGAT TTTCGTGGTACCTATTATGGAACCAAAGCTGAATTTGACGTGCTTAGTTCCAATTGGAGTAGTATTTATAGCCCCGGTAACTTTACATCCAAGGTTAACAACTGGTACGACGGGCTTGTCGCGCTTAGCGGTCCGCTTTCAACTAGCGAGCCAGAAGCGTCTATAAATTTCTTCGCCAAATCTATCTTCACCAAGTCGGCCGTCACTACGTCCCAATGGGACAGGTTGTTCCAATTTATCGGCGAGGAAGGGTATGATGTGGATGTAGATTGGTTCATCGAGTTTGACA GATATGGCGGTGGTGTGTCGAAACGAGCCGCTGACTTTACGTCGTTTGCGCATCGAGACGCGGTCATATCGTTCCAGTTCTTCGCAGGAATTACGCCGAACCCTTTCCCTGCCGATGGTGTACCATTCTTGAACAAATTAGCCGCCGTGGTGGATCCCAATCCCAAGGCAGCAT ATGCCAACTATGTCGATCCAACACTGAGCCCCGCACAGTGGAAATTGCAATATTTCGGGAGACACTATCCTCGATTGGCGTCGATCAAACGAGCTGTAGATCCCAAGAACGTCTTCCGCTTCCCCCAGTCAATTGGACTGTCTTCATAG
- a CDS encoding tryptophan synthase alpha chain, with the protein MTNKNHPTSVLDIHTPTASFSIAHSLQEDSLQLLFDRLGAKANGLHVGPGMVKYGWQDGPVFNLDDDADYSILLWKASSASTDSTTLHVPTLHLHDPATSFPPAGAYRNPAFYAFKHLDLPESTIAGKKSKKGSSNKAKSVRSQMSGSSDGLIKHKRDFLNFHAENGVRTVHGKIGPVDNVRMLLKKGYRHVYVSRAFAKRHGSFLAMPCLACTASTGSCISRTFAAKKAEGTAAFVTFVTGGYPTKDATVDLMLAMEAGGADVIELGMPFSDPIADGPAIQDSNTIALNNGVGYEDCLNTSETLVPRDLKPRFCSWVCGYYNPIIAYGEEKAVKDAHEAGANGFIMVDLPPEEAIKFREICTKEDISYVPLIAPSTSLARIKFLASIADTFIYVVSKMGTTGSAANVAINTSLPAIISRIREHTPVPLAVGFGVATRQQFETVADAGADGVVVGSRLVSVIRDAGSDAPRAVQSYCAELTAQGQPRQLQAQRPASAVSPALPVPEADPLSADALKVTEPTVLPARFGAFGGQYVPEALVDCLVELEQAHKAALADPEFWKEFEGLYGYMNRPSKLYLAERLTEATGGARIWFKREDLNHTGSHKINNAIGQILLARRIGKKRIIAETGAGQHGVATATVCARFGMECIVYMGAEDVRRQALNVFRMRMLGATVVPVHSGSKTLKDAINDAMRDWVTNLSTTHYLVGSAIGPHPFPTIVRDFQRIIGREIKSQMAEIKGKLPDVVIACVGGGSNAIGTFYDFINEPGVRLVGVEAGGEGVDTKHHSATLSLGVPGVLHGVRTYLLQSASGQITETHSISAGLDYPGVGPEHAWLKDSGRAEYIVATDEEALRGFRMCTQLEGIIPALESSHAVWGTVQIAKTLPKDHDVVMCLSGRGDKDVEQISELLPGKWAEKLDWHIA; encoded by the exons ATGACGAACAAGAACCATCCGACGTCGGTGCTTGATATCCATACCCCTACTGCGTCATTTAGCATTGCCCATTCGT TGCAAGAAGATAGTCTACAGTTGTTGTTTGATAGGCTAGGGGCCAAGGCTAATGGTCTACATGTAGGGCCCGGAATGGTAAAGTACGGATGGCAGGATGGGCCTGTCTTTAACCTCGACGACG ACGCAGACTATTCGATCCTCCTCTGGAAAGCATCCTCCGCAAGCACAGACTCGACCACACTCCACGTTCCCACATTACACCTCCATGACCCGGCCACCTCTTTCCCTCCTGCCGGAGCATACCGCAACCCCGCATTCTATGCCTTCAAACACCTCGACTTGCCGGAAAGCACGATtgcggggaagaagagtaaaAAGGGGAGCAGCAACAAGGCCAAGAGCGTGCGAAGCCAAATGAGCGGCTCGAGCGACGGATTGATCAAGCACAAACGTGACTTTTTGAACTTTCATGCTGAGAATGGGGTTAGGACTGTGCATGGAAAGATTGGTCCTGTTGATAATG TTCGGATGTTGTTGAAAAAGGGGTACAGACACGTCTATGTATCTCGCGCATTTGCTAAACGACATGGTTCATTCCTCGCGATGCCGTGCCTGGCTTGTACGGCTTCAACGGGCTCGTGCATATCG CGCACGTTTGCGGCCAAGAAAGCCGAG GGTACGGCGGCGTTTGTGACGTTTGTGACTGGCGGGTACCCGACCAAGGATGCGACTGTCGATCTTATGCTCGCTATGGAAGCTGGTGGAGCGGATGTCATCGAGCTCGGAATGCCGTTTAGCGATCCTATTGCAGATGGGCCTGCTATCCAAGATTCCAATACC ATTGCACTGAACAATGGAGTTGGGTATGAAGATTGCCTCAATACGTCCGAGACGCTCGTGCCAAGGGACTTAAAGCCCCGGTTTTGCTCATGGGTATGTG GTTATTATAATCCTATCATCGCGTATGGAGAAGAAAAGGCTGTCAAGGATGCGCACGAGGCCGGTGCCAATGGGTTTATCATGGTCGATCTGCCTCCCGAGGAAGCGATCAAGTTTAGGGAAATCTGTACCAAGGAAGA TATTTCGTATGTCCCTCTGATCGCTCCGTCGACTTCGTTGGCTCGTATCAAGTTCCTTGCATCGATCGCCGACACCTTCATCTATGTCGTCTCCAAG ATGGGAACAACGGGTTCTGCAGCAAACGTAGCAATCAACACATCGCTCCCAGCCATCATCTCCCGCATCCGAGAACACACTCCCGTCCCACTCGCAGTCGGGTTTGGTGTCGCCACGCGCCAACAATTTGAAACCGTTGCGGACGCAGGCGCGGACGGTGTAGTCGTCGGCAGCCGCCTCGTCTCGGTCATTCGCGACGCAGGATCCGACGCACCTCGAGCCGTTCAATCCTACTGCGCCGAACTCACCGCCCAGGGCCAACCCCGTCAACTCCAGGCTCAGAGGCCCGCATCGGCCGTCTCGCCCGCTCTGCCCGTGCCTGAAGCTGACCCTCTGAGCGCGGACGCGCTCAAAGTCACCGAGCCGACGGTGCTCCCGGCTCGGTTTGGTGCGTTTGGAGGGCAATACGTTCCCGAGGCGTTGGTGGACTGTTTGGTCGAGCTCGAACAGGCGCATAAAGCTGCGTTGGCCGATCCTGAGTTTTGGAAAGAGTTCGAGGGGCTTTATGGGTATATGAACCGTCCGAGCAAGTTATATCTCGCAGAGCGATTGACGGAAGCGACGGGCGGTGCGAGAATCTGGTTCAAGCGGGAGGATTT GAATCATACCGGGTCGCATAAGATTAATAATGCGATTGGGCAG ATTCTACTTGCTCGAAGAATTGGCAAGAAGCGTATTATTGCCGAGACGGGTGCTGGACAGCATGGTGTTGCTACTGCGACCGTATGCGCTCGATTCGGTATGGAGTGTATTGTGTATATGGGTGCCGAGGACGTCCGCCGCCAGGCCCTCAACGTGTTCCGTATGCGCATGCTCGGAGCTACA GTCGTTCCCGTTCACTCGGGCTCCAAGACACTCAAGGATGCTATCAATGACGCTATGCGCGACTGGGTCACCAACCTATCTACCACGCACTACCTCGTCGGCTCTGCCATCGGTCCACACCCCTTCCCAACTATCGTGCGCGATTTCCAGCGCATCATTGGCCGAGAAATCAAATCCCAAATGGCCGAGATAAAGGGCAAACTCCCAGACGTGGTTATTGCCTGTGTTGGTGGTGGCTCCAACGCCATTGGTACTTTCTACGATTTCATCAACGAGCCAGGTGTCCGACTCGTTGGAGTCGAAGCAGGCGGAGAGGGTGTTGATACCAAACACCACAGCGCGACACTTTCGCTTGGTGTTCCGGGTGTATTACACGGCGTTCGAACGTACTTGCTCCAGTCGGCGAGTGGTCAAATTACCGAAACGCACTCGATTAGCGCCGGTTTGGATTATCCAGGTGTTGGACCCGAGCATGCTTGGTTGAAGGATTCTGGAAGGGCAGAATATATCGTCGCCACTGATGAAGAAGCTTTGAGAGGGTTCAGAATGTGTACCCAGCTAGAGGGTATTATCCCTGCACTCGAGTCTTCGCATGCCGTCTGGGGAACAGTTCAAATCGCCAAGACGCTCCCGAAAGATCACGATGTAGTCATG TGTCTATCTGGTCGTGGTGACAAGGACGTTGAACAGATTTCCGAGCTGCTCCCTGGCAAATGGGCTGAGAAGCTTGATTGGCACATCGCATAA
- a CDS encoding vacuolar protein sorting 55 superfamily protein gives MAAGLKTVILLAFVLAVGFLLIILSCALWNNWLPLLRYYSSCPLPNAIFSHCGSEDFTDYDGNNAAVDIGRFLTSIIVITAFALPLVLAHADVIKPTACGMAIVGGALVYGTILSYTAVFKTGEDEF, from the exons ATGGCTGCCGGACTTAAGA CGGTTATATTACTTGCGTTTGTGCTGGCTGTCGGGTTCTTGTTGATCATCCTCTCGTGTGCGTTGTGGAATAACTGGTTACCTTTGCTC CGCTACTATTCGTCTTGCCCGCTTCCAAACGCGATATTTTCCCATTGCGGCTCGGAGGACTTTACAGATTACGACGGGAATAACGCGGCCGTTGATATCGGAAGGTTCTTGACTT CCATCATCGTTATTACCGCCTTTGCCCTCCCGCTTGTGCTGGCACATGCCGATGTAATCAAGCCCACGGCGTGTGGGATGGCAATCGTTGGTGGTGCGTTGGTCTATGGAACCATTCTGTCATACACCGCGGTGTTCA